One region of Triticum aestivum cultivar Chinese Spring chromosome 6B, IWGSC CS RefSeq v2.1, whole genome shotgun sequence genomic DNA includes:
- the LOC123139135 gene encoding uncharacterized protein, whose translation MAASRFLTLLRRRSAIPNPSLLHRRLPFSSSPPPPSPESPSAPSSSKPPSLSARLSFVFDQLDALDRNRSSDLSARDAALRRIQSWRRPAPPPPDAPLPPPPPPPRPEPGGQPERHVEAAAAATVGQEVAAEGLESMSVADVLRREVELVHPWPEWIELMERLAQQRYFDLGGGSGGADQEFRLAAAVPMDLSEVAEESGFDFSRDWTTVKNACMNFGRDRFDILKPLPRKDLQVLVGHGCPSMDPKVVFSAKLIRKLVHLDEGDVCSSCNLRNSCSRGYILTRKEDEARTLDVMRILLVYGFDHIKGTVENKPLLKLKSVKTVVRKLIHEIAKLSAVPIDPNLPPPVIRKLPPKVKQPPPPPKRRVGRDDVEMKKGDWLCPKCDFMNFAKNTICLQCDAKRPKRQLLPGEWECPRCNFLNYRRNMSCFHCEHNRPPDEYTNSQMEEYQSAPRKRLERPARKPDVSNAWNFDFDDNESDGADVAAFEFADSSKVRESSSVDNSYRDNTKGSEAEKFFGMDEPRSEGRERKFSGRDNLNSSRVGFDDFDDEEDDIDSYELDLSKGGQTGGVPRVSYSDLENASSDSEDLNEFAHSRNSNYGAKDEATGSADDDEFDDQPSLRSSHIADSWQKTRGWSGSNNRRSASFGSDSNDGVISDFDEDVDNGFRSKQRRKQGGRETVPDMDSDMDDELQSDDRRNRSSTNFRGNFPARSSNLNSRSASGDRFGRTRGNEQFRSVDVHDGGSPFDRNRRGRGNQQDHGSRGSQRNAGRNWDNSSEFDRRGRGNQQDHGSRGSQRNERRSWDRSSEFDGSDRPLRPSNRR comes from the exons ATGGCGGCCTCCCGCTTCCtgacgctcctccgccgccgctccgCCATCCCCAACCCatccctcctccaccgccgcctccccttctcctcctctcccccgccCCCCTCACCGGAGAGCccctccgccccctcctcctcgAAGCCCCCCTCCCTCTCCGCCCGCCTCTCCTTCGTCTTCGACCAGCTCGACGCGCTCGACCGCAACCGCTCCTCCGACCTCTCCGCCCGCGACGCCGCCCTGCGCCGCATCCAGTCCTGGCGCCGCCCGGCCCCGCCCCCGCCCGATgcgcccttgccccctcccccgcccccgccCAGGCCGGAGCCGGGCGGCCAGCCAGAGAGGCatgtcgaggcggcggcggcggcgacggtcggacaggaggtggcggcggagggGCTGGAGAGCATGAGCGTCGCGGATGTGCTGCGGAGGGAGGTGGAGCTGGTCCACCCCTGGCCCGAGTGGATCGAGCTCATGGAGCGGCTCGCGCAGCAGAGGTACTTCGACCTCGGGGGAGGGTCGGGCGGCGCCGACCAGGAGTTCCGTCTCGCCGCGGCGGTGCCCATGGATCTCTCGGAGGTCGCCGAGGAGTCGGGCTTCGATTTCTCCAGAGACTGGACCACTGTCAAGAACGCCTGCATGAACTTCGGCCGCGACCGGTTCGACATCCTCAA GCCGTTGCCTAGGAAGGATCTTCAGGTATTGGTTGGCCATGGGTGCCCCAGCATGGATCCAAAAGTTGTGTTTTCTGCGAAGCTGATAAGGAAACTGGTCCACCTTGACGAGGGTGAT GTGTGCAGTTCGTGTAATTTGCGAAATTCATGCTCAAGAGGCTATATCCTTACACGTAAAGAAGATGAAGCTCGGACTCTTGATGTTATGCGTATTTTATTGGTCTATGGTTTTGATCATATAAAGGGGACTGTGGAGAACAAACCGCTTCTCAAACTGAAATCCGTGAAGACCGTCGTTCGGAAATTAATACACGAGATTGCCAAGCTGAGTGCTGTTCCTATTGACCCCAATCTTCCACCCCCTGTAATCAGGAAGTTGCCACCTAAGGTGAAGCAACCGCCTCCACCACCAAAGAGACGAGTTGGACGTGATGACGTAGAGATGAAGAAAGGAGACTGGCTCTGCCCAAA GTGTGACTTCATGAACTTTGCGAAAAATACAATTTGCTTGCAGTGTGATGCTAAGCGTCCCAAAAGGCAACTTCTACCTGGAGAGTGGGAGTGTCCTCG GTGCAATTTTTTGAACTACAGACGGAACATGTCATGTTTCCATTGTGAACATAACCGTCCTCCAGATGAATACACCAACAGCCAAATGGAAGAATATCAATCTGCACCACGGAAACGGTTGGAAAGACCAGCTCGCAAGCCTGACGTTTCTAATGCGTGGAACTTTGACTTCGATGATAATGAATCGGATGGTGCTGATGTTGCAGCATTTGAGTTTGCTGATTCATCCAAAGTCAGGGAGAGCTCATCTGTGGACAACTCATATAGAGATAATACAAAGGGTTCCGAGGCCGAGAAATTCTTTGGAATGGATGAACCAAGGAGCGAGGGAAGAGAGAGAAAGTTCAGTGGAAGAGACAACTTGAACTCATCTAGAGTTGgttttgatgattttgatgacgAAGAGGACGATATTGACAGTTACGAGCTTGATTTGTCAAAGGGTGGTCAGACAGGTGGTGTGCCGAGGGTGAGTTATTCTGACCTTGAGAATGCTTCTTCTGATTCAGAAGACTTGAACGAATTTGCTCACAGTAGAAATTCCAATTACGGGGCAAAGGATGAAGCAACAGGTtcagctgatgatgatgaatttgATGATCAACCCTCCCTAAGATCTAGTCATATTGCTGATTCTTGGCAGAAAACCAGAGGTTGGAGCGGTTCGAACAACCGCAGAAGCGCATCTTTTGGCTCAGACAGTAATGATGGGGTTATTTCTGATTTTGATGAGGATGTTGACAACGGTTTTAGATCTAAACAAAGGCGTAAACAGGGAGGCCGTGAAACAGTTCCTGATATGGACTCTGACATGGATGATGAGTTACAATCAGATGATAGGAGGAACAGGTCCTCCACAAATTTCAGAGGAAACTTCCCTGCCAGAAGCTCTAACTTAAATAGTAGAAGCGCTAGTGGGGACCGTTTTGGTAGGACAAGAGGCAACGAACAGTTCAGGAGTGTTGATGTGCATGATGGTGGGTCGCCCTTTGATAGGAATCGCAGAGGAAGGGGTAATCAGCAAGATCATGGCTCAAGAGGTTCACAAAGAAATGCAGGAAGAAATTGGGATAATAGTAGTGAGTTTGATCGCAGAGGGAGGGGTAATCAGCAAGATCATGGCTCAAGAGGTTCGCAAAGAAATGAAAGAAGAAGCTGGGATAGAAGTAGTGAGTTTGATGGCAGTGACAGGCCCCTCAGACCTTCTAATAGAAGGTAA
- the LOC123139136 gene encoding receptor-like protein kinase 5, whose protein sequence is MANNYCVSFLLFFTALISLLPKSYPESTNQYSDEHQILLGLKRYWGSSTVLGRWNSISSDHCRWGGLTCTKGEVTAISLPQQTLMKPIPPSLCLLKNLAYLDLSYNNFSTSFPTILYNCSNLKYLDLSNNAFGGKLAADINSLSAKLEHLNLSSNRIMGEIPPSIGWFPKLKSLILDTNQFDGSYPVQDISNLANLEMLTLADNPFLPAPFPVEFGKLTRLTYLWLSGMNMTGEIPESISSLTELSLLAVTNNMLQGTIPTWVWQHKKLQYLYMFNNGLTGEISSSVTAVNLVELDVSSNNLTGSIPDDFGKLINLTLLFLYTNQLHGSIPPSIGLLPNLRDIRLFENMLTGSLPPELGRHSPLVNLEVCENNLSGELPADLCFNRKLNDIVVFNNNFSGKLPESLDGCYLLNNLMLYNNHFTGEFTKSIWSVVTNQLTTVMIQNNNFSGTFPTQLPWNFSRLEMSNNRFSGPIPTLAGQMKVFRAVNNLLSGQIPWDLTGISQVEELDLSGNQINGSIPMAIGVLKLKALNLSGNQISGTIPAAFGFMSELTILDLSSNALSGEIPKDINKLNLNFLNLSMNHLTGEIPTSLQNKAYEQSFLLNPGLCVSSNNSIPNFPFCRARAKTNNDISRRLIALFFVLASIMLVGSAVAGFLLLQRQKNSQDSLSWKLTRFHALHFTENDVLSGLCEQNWIGSGRSGKVYRICVVDGEGGSRMVAVKRIWNAQNLDNKLEKDFLAEVQILGEIRHTNIVKLLCCISSSEAKLLVYEYMENSSLDKWLHQRDRVGSLVPLDWPTRLQIAIDSARGLCYMHHDSSPAIVHCDVKSANILLDPKFRAKLADFGLARVLLKTGDPASISAVGGTFGYMAPEYGYRLKVNEKVDVYSFGVVLLELTTGRVANDGGLEYCLAEWAWRQYQEYGLSVDLLDEDIQDPANTEDAFAVFTLGVICTGGQPSVRPSMKDVLHALLRFEHKSRKRSLQHAVSEETTLLES, encoded by the exons ATGGCTAACAATTACTGTGTTAGCTTCCTGTTGTTCTTCACTGCACTGATTTCTCTACTACCCAAATCTTACCCAGAGTCCACAAATCAGTATAGTGATGAACACCAAATCCTTCTGGGACTCAAGAGATACTGGGGGAGCTCAACTGTGCTTGGCAGATGGAACTCCATTTCCTCTGACCACTGCAGATGGGGAGGACTTACATGCACAAAAGGTGAGGTCACTGCCATCTCCCTTCCACAGCAAACCCTTATGAAACCAATCCCACCGTCCCTTTGCCTCCTCAAGAATCTTGCCTACTTGGACCTCTCCTACAACAACTTCTCCACTTCATTCCCTACAATACTCTACAATTGCTCCAATCTGAAGTACCTGGACCTTTCCAACAACGCCTTTGGTGGGAAACTCGCAGCTGACATAAACAGTTTATCAGCAAAGCTAGAGCATCTCAACTTATCAAGCAATCGCATCATGGGCGAAATCCCACCATCCATTGGATGGTTTCCAAAGCTCAAGTCACTGATCCTTGACACCAATCAGTTTGATGGAAGCTATCCAGTACAGGACATAAGCAATCTAGCCAACCTCGAGATGCTGACTCTGGCGGACAATCCATTTCTGCCAGCTCCATTCCCAGTTGAGTTTGGCAAGTTGACACGCCTCACATACTTGTGGCTGTCGGGTATGAACATGACAGGTGAGATACCTGAGAGCATATCAAGCCTcacagagctcagcctcttggccGTGACAAATAATATGCTGCAAGGCACAATTCCAACATGGGTATGGCAGCATAAGAAGCTTCAGTACTTGTACATGTTTAACAACGGTTTGACAGGCGAGATTTCATCCAGTGTCACAGCCGTAAACTTGGTGGAGCTTGATGTGTCCTCAAACAATCTAACAGGGTCAATACCAGATGACTTTGGTAAGCTCATCAACCTTACCCTGTTGTTTCTCTACACGAATCAACTTCATGGGTCAATACCGCCAAGCATTGGGTTGCTGCCGAATCTCAGAGACATCCGGCTATTTGAGAACATGTTAACTGGTTCTCTTCCACCAGAGCTCGGAAGGCACTCACCGCTAGTCAATCTTGAAGTCTGTGAAAATAACCTTTCTGGCGAGCTGCCAGCTGATCTTTGCTTCAACAGGAAATTAAATGACATTGTTGTGTTCAATAATAACTTTTCTGGAAAGCTTCCAGAATCGCTAGACGGCTGCTATCTGTTGAACAATTTAATGTTGTACAACAATCATTTTACTGGAGAATTCACCAAGAGCATCTGGTCAGTGGTGACAAATCAGCTAACGACAGTTATGATCCAAAACAACAATTTCTCTGGGACCTTTCCTACCCAGCTGCCATGGAACTTTTCACGTCTTGAGATGAGCAACAACAGATTCTCTGGTCCCATTCCAACTTTAGCAGGCCAAATGAAAGTATTCAGGGCAGTAAATAACTTGCTTTCTGGCCAAATTCCCTGGGATTTGACGGGCATTTCACAGGTAGAAGAGCTTGACCTTTCTGGAAATCAAATTAATGGATCGATACCCATGGCAATTGGAGTGCTAAAGCTCAAAGCACTTAATCTAAGTGGAAATCAGATATCTGGTACTATACCTGCAGCATTTGGGTTTATGTCAGAGCTAACCATCCTTGACCTCTCCTCGAATGCGCTATCTGGCGAGATCCCAAAAGATATCAATAAGTTGAATTTGAACTTTTTAAACCTCTCCATGAATCACCTCACAGGGGAAATTCCAACATCATTGCAAAACAAAGCATATGAGCAAAGCTTCCTCTTAAATCCAGGCCTCTGTGTCTCATCGAATAATTCTATTCCAAATTTCCCATTCTGCAGGGCAAGAGCAAAAACCAACAATGATATCTCCAGGAGGCTTATAGCCCTCTTTTTCGTTCTTGCCAGTATAATGCTTGTGGGTTCGGCTGTTGCTGGTTTCTTGCTATTACAGAGGCAAAAGAATAGTCAAGATTCTCTATCATGGAAACTGACCCGGTTCCATGCACTGCATTTCACAGAGAACGATGTTCTTTCCGGGCTATGTGAGCAGAACTGGATTGGAAGTGGCAGGTCTGGCAAGGTGTATCGAATTTGTGTTGTGGATGGAGAAGGTGGTAGTAGAATGGTGGCTGTTAAAAGGATATGGAACGCGCAGAACCTTGATAACAAGCTCGAGAAGGACTTCCTTGCAGAGGTCCAGATATTGGGCGAGATCCGGCACACAAACATTGTCAAGTTGCTCTGCTGCATCTCAAGCTCAGAGGCAAAGCTTCTTGTTTACGAGTACATGGAAAACAGTAGCTTAGACAAGTGGCTGCATCAGAGAGATAGAGTTGGTTCACTAGTGCCTTTGGATTGGCCCACCAGATTGCAAATTGCCATTGACTCAGCAAGAGGTCTCTGCTATATGCACCATGATAGTTCACCTGCCATAGTGCACTGTGATGTCAAGTCTGCTAATATCCTTCTAGACCCCAAGTTCAGAGCAAAGCTAGCCGACTTTGGGCTTGCTCGGGTTCTTCTCAAAACCGGAGATCCAGCATCAATTTCTGCCGTAGGCGGTACCTTTGGCTACATGGCACCAG AGTACGGATACCGGCTTAAGGTGAATGAGAAGGTCGACGTCTACAGCTTCGGAGTGGTCCTGTTGGAGCTCACAACGGGGAGGGTGGCAAATGATGGAGGCTTGGAGTATTGCTTGGCAGAATGGGCATGGAGACAGTATCAAGAGTATGGCCTGTCAGTTGATCTTCTTGATGAAGACATTCAAGATCCAGCCAACACTGAAGATGCATTTGCAGTGTTTACGCTAGGTGTGATCTGTACAGGTGGGCAGCCTTCAGTACGGCCATCAATGAAGGATGTGTTGCACGCTCTTCTCCGTTTCGAACATAAATCAAGGAAAAGAAGCCTGCAGCATGCTGTCTCCGAAGAGACAACACTTCTAGAATCCTAG